Proteins encoded within one genomic window of Trichoderma asperellum chromosome 2, complete sequence:
- a CDS encoding uncharacterized protein (SECRETED:SignalP(1-20)~TransMembrane:1 (n3-14c20/21o283-307i)): MRLSSLSAVLATAFAWTAAAQDDYRSITLKTHSIEQPYLDSDMQSRWFDFGGDTIIRTDSYIRLTSDRPSQNGWLFSRVPLTATNWEVEVEFKIHGKNQLYGDGFAMWITKQRGQIGPVFGHADKFEGLGIFVDTYKNNRPGVVFPYVMAMYGDGQASYDKNNDGKETELAGCSARGLRHSNIPTKMRLTYFQDKSLKLELQYKTVGDWVVCFEVDNPPAIPNIAYLGFSAETGELSDHHDIISISSKNLYTSPANGPGSKGSPKNSYKGKSSSSSDKSGGSWTWFFTKIILFILVAGGGYVGFTIYRSRTKSHRF, encoded by the exons ATGCGGCTCTCCTCGCTATCAGCCGTGCTCGCCACGGCGTTTGCGTGGACTGCGGCGGCCCAGGATGACTACAGAAGCATAACG CTCAAGACGCACTCTATCGAACAA CCTTACTTGGACTCTGACATGCAGAGCCGATGGTTTGACTTTGGCGGAGATACCATCATTCGAACAGACTC ATATATTCGCCTTACCTCCGATCGACCTTCACAAAACGGCTGGCTCTTCTCACGAGTGCCTCTTACCGCTACCAACTGGGAAGTCGAGGTTGAGTTCAAGATCCACGGCAAAAATCAGCTTTACGGCGATGGCTTCGCCATGTGGATCACGAAGCAGCGAGGCCAGATCGGTCCCGTCTTTGGCCATGCCGATAAATTCGAAGGCTTGGGCATCTTTGTCGACACATACAAGAACAACCGACCTGGTGTTGTCTTCCCCTACGTCATGGCCATGTATGGAGACGGACAGGCGAGCTACGACAAGAACAACGATGGCAAGGAGACGGAGCTAGCTGGTTGCTCGGCCCGAGGTCTTCGTCACTCGAACATCCCCACCAAGATGCGATTGACCTACTTCCAGGATAAGAGCCTCAAGCTCGAGCTCCAGTACAAGACCGTCGGCGACTGGGTGGTGTGCTTTGAGGTGGACAACCCTCCTGCGATCCCCAACATTGCCTATCTCGGATTCAGTGCTGAGACTGGCGAGCTGAGCGACCACCAcgacatcatctccatctcgtccAAGAATCTTTACACCAGCCCAGCCAACGGACCTGGCTCAAAGGGATCCCCGAAGAACTCGTACAAgggcaagagcagcagcagcagcgacaagaGCGGTGGAAGCTGGACATGGTTCTTTACCAagatcatcctcttcatcctcgttgCAGGCGGCGGCTACGTGGGATTCACCATTTACAGGTCAAGAACTAAGAGCCACAGATTCTAG
- the TIM13 gene encoding protein translocase subunit — MDSSSVKQSVMKQVLAEANLANARVLIEKLQENCFEKCVPKPGSSLSSSEQTCMTSCMEKYMAAWNQVNAAYINRIRQEQGNN, encoded by the exons ATGGACTCCTCTTCCGTCAAGCAATCTGTCATGAAGCAGGTCCTCGCAGAGGCCAACCTCGCCAATGCCCGAGTCCTCATCGAA AAACTCCAGGAAAACTGCTTCGAAAAGTGTGTCCCTAAGCCCGGCAGCTCGCTCTCCAGCAGCGAACAGACCTGTATGACTTCCTGCATGGAGAAGTACATGGCTGCTTGGAACCAGGTCAATGCGGCCTACATCAACAGAATACGACAGGAGCAAGGAAAcaactaa
- a CDS encoding uncharacterized protein (EggNog:ENOG41): MDKPKLAFGLNLTKKPGASKPMPSRSKPMFDNHENDSDDEGAKVEEIGGDLEDFTATASASVDSTRAPRSKKGPIAEPPKLKSKMQTSAMFGDLSSTLSSRKNAEAATELDASVYEYDSIYDSMKPKKNLSKEDEERKPKYMKNLLRAADVRKRDQLIAEEKKIAREREAEGEEFADKEKFVTEAYKKQQEENRRLEEEERKREEEEAKKNEGTGMTTFYRKLLDKEQERHAETVRAAEEMAKRGPGEESNENEGEADVDKEKEFAKVAQELNEKGASISVNEDGQVVDKRQLLKGGLNVGAKKKVEAQREADRPVESERREVTGQQLGRKQAMRERQSRMLADQLEASLKRSREATEAKKEEVERAAKTRKTEGEISSAKERYLARKRAAEEEKKKAAAE; the protein is encoded by the coding sequence ATGGATAAACCGAAGCTTGCTTTCGGGCTCAACCTGACGAAGAAGCCTGGAGCATCTAAGCCGATGCCTTCGAGATCGAAACCCATGTTTGATAACCACGAAAATGACTCTGACGATGAAGGCGCCAAAGTAGAAGAAATCGGCGGCGATCTGGAAGATTTTACAGCAACCGCCTCAGCATCAGTAGATTCAACGAGGGCACCCAGATCGAAGAAAGGCCCTATAGCTGAACCTCCAAAGCTTAAATCGAAAATGCAGACAAGTGCAATGTTTGGAGATCTGTCCAGCACACTCTCGTCTCGCAAGAACGCAGAGGCGGCCACCGAACTAGACGCCAGTGTCTACGAGTATGACTCCATATACGACTCcatgaagccaaagaagaatctTTCaaaagaggacgaggaacgAAAGCCAAAATACATGAAGAATCTGTTGCGAGCAGCGGATGTGCGGAAACGAGATCAGCTGATtgccgaagagaagaagattgcgaGGGAGCGTGAGGCTGAGGGAGAGGAGTTTGCCGATAAGGAAAAGTTTGTGACTGAGGCGTACAAGAAACAACAGGAGGAAAACAGAAGgctagaagaggaagagcgcaaacgcgaggaagaggaagccaagaagaaCGAGGGCACTGGCATGACGACCTTTTATAGGAAACTGCTGGATAAGGAGCAGGAGAGGCATGCCGAGACGGTTCGAGCTGCGGAAGAAATGGCCAAGAGGGGCCCTGGCGAGGAAAGCAATGAGAATGAAGGAGAGGCAGATGTTGATAAAGAGAAGGAATTCGCCAAGGTGGCGCAGGAGCTTAATGAAAAGGGAGCATCCATCTCCGTCAACGAAGACGGCCAAGTCGTCGACAAGCGACAGCTACTCAAGGGCGGCCTCAACGTCGGCGCGAAAAAGAAGGTAGAGGCGCAACGGGAAGCGGATCGGCCAGTGGAAAGTGAGCGCAGAGAAGTCACGGGCCAGCAGCTCGGCCGGAAGCAGGCCATGAGGGAACGACAGTCGCGGATGCTCGCGGACCAGCTGGAAGCCTCGCTGAAGCGCTCGAGAGAGGCAACCGAAgccaagaaggaagaagtgGAGAGGGCTGCGAAGACTCGCAAGACGGAGGGGGAGATTTCGAGTGCCAAGGAGAGATATCTTGCGAGAAAGAGGGCggcggaagaggagaagaagaaggctgcggcggagtga
- a CDS encoding uncharacterized protein (EggNog:ENOG41): MEFCSTCTGSLAQDDAHDRRVECCYRVICAKCIQNNPRFASYCPFCQVSNMPSPLPQGLRDPPSYSSVPNLGYRSIPASAPPPPYIADAPTTPPPAESSKSNPELDEKAVSDDTLHFLDHEHDTVQSLSLRYGVPPAALRRRNNLTSDHLLVGRKTILIPGEFYKGGVSLSPRPVEGEEEELRKGKIRRFMTACKVSDYDYALLYMEQAGYDIDAAITAYMDDEAWERSHPNRRESEANKVRNRGLFWRGL; this comes from the exons ATGGAGTTTTGCAGTACTTGCACAGGCAGTCTTGCCCAAGATGATGCACACGACCGCAGAGTTGAGTGCTGTTACCGAGTTATCTGCGCAAAGTGTATACAG AACAACCCGCGCTTTGCATCGTACTGCCCCTTCTGCCAAGTATCAAACATGCCGTCGCCGTTACCGCAGGGCCTTAGAGATCCTCCATCGTATTCATCGGTTCCAAACTTGGGATACAGATCCATCCCAGCTTCCGCTCCTCCGCCACCGTATATAGCTGATGCGCCGACAACGCCACCCCCGGccgagagcagcaagagtAACCCCGAGCTTGACGAAAAGGCCGTCTCAGACGATACGCTGCATTTTCTAGACCACGAGCACGACACCGTACAGTCCTTGTCGCTACGGTACGGCGTACCTCCTGCAGCGCTGCGGCGGCGGAACAACCTCACAAGCGACCACCTACTGGTCGGTCGAAAGACTATCCTGATTCCTGGCGAGTTTTATAAGGGCGGTGTCAGCCTGTCTCCCCGGCCCgtcgagggcgaggaggaggagctgagaAAGGGTAAGATCCGACGCTTCATGACGGCCTGCAAAGTCTCAGATTATGATTACGCTCTGTTGTATATGGAGCAGGCCGGCTATGATATTGATGCCGCTATCACTGCTTACATGGACGATGAAGCTTGGGAGAGAAGCCACCCAAACCGGAGGGAGAGCGAGGCGAACAAAGTCCGTAATCGTGGCCTTTTTTGGAGGGGGCTGTAA
- a CDS encoding uncharacterized protein (EggNog:ENOG41) encodes MPSPLPQGLRDPPSYSSVPNLGYRSIPASAPPPPYIADAPTTPPPAESSKSNPELDEKAVSDDTLHFLDHEHDTVQSLSLRYGVPPAALRRRNNLTSDHLLVGRKTILIPGEFYKGGVSLSPRPVEGEEEELRKGKIRRFMTACKVSDYDYALLYMEQAGYDIDAAITAYMDDEAWERSHPNRRESEANKVRNRGLFWRGL; translated from the coding sequence ATGCCGTCGCCGTTACCGCAGGGCCTTAGAGATCCTCCATCGTATTCATCGGTTCCAAACTTGGGATACAGATCCATCCCAGCTTCCGCTCCTCCGCCACCGTATATAGCTGATGCGCCGACAACGCCACCCCCGGccgagagcagcaagagtAACCCCGAGCTTGACGAAAAGGCCGTCTCAGACGATACGCTGCATTTTCTAGACCACGAGCACGACACCGTACAGTCCTTGTCGCTACGGTACGGCGTACCTCCTGCAGCGCTGCGGCGGCGGAACAACCTCACAAGCGACCACCTACTGGTCGGTCGAAAGACTATCCTGATTCCTGGCGAGTTTTATAAGGGCGGTGTCAGCCTGTCTCCCCGGCCCgtcgagggcgaggaggaggagctgagaAAGGGTAAGATCCGACGCTTCATGACGGCCTGCAAAGTCTCAGATTATGATTACGCTCTGTTGTATATGGAGCAGGCCGGCTATGATATTGATGCCGCTATCACTGCTTACATGGACGATGAAGCTTGGGAGAGAAGCCACCCAAACCGGAGGGAGAGCGAGGCGAACAAAGTCCGTAATCGTGGCCTTTTTTGGAGGGGGCTGTAA
- the MSP5 gene encoding Pre-mRNA-splicing factor rse1 (TransMembrane:1 (o1111-1129i)~BUSCO:EOG092D06QZ): protein MATTSNMFLYSLTIQPPTNVVQAVLGQFAGTKEQLIITGAGSRLTLLRPDPSQGKVITLLSHDIFGIIRSLAAFRLAGSNKDYLILATDSGRITIIEYLPRENRFNRLHLETFGKSGVRRVIPGEYLACDPKGRACLVASVEKNKLVYVLNRNSQAELTISSPLEAHKPGVLVISMVALDVGYANPVFAALEIDYTEVDQDSTGEALRELETQLVYYELDLGLNHVVRKWSEPVDSTASLLFQVPGGNDGPSGVLVCGEENITYRHSNQEAFRVPIPRRRGATEDPSRKRTIVSGVMHKLKGSAGAFFFLLQTEDGDMFKVTIDMVEDDEGNTTGEVRRLKIKYFDTVPAASSLCILKSGFLYVASQFGNFSFYQFEKLGDDDEELEFTSDDFPVDAHASYNPVYFYPRPLENLVLVESIPSMNPLLDCKIANLTGEDAPQIYTICGNGARSTFRTLKHGLEINEIVSSELPGIPSAVWTLKLNRSEQYDAYIVLSFTNGTLVLSIGETVEEVSDSGFLTSVPTLAAQLLGDDGLIQVHPKGIRHIRNGQINQWDAPQHRSIVAASTNAHQVAIALSSGEIVYFEMDEDGSLAEYDEKKEMFGTVTCLSLGEVPEGRLRSSFLAVGCDDCTVRILSLDPESTLENKSVQALTAAPTSLAIISMEDSSSGGSTLYLHIGLYSGVYLRTVLDEVTGELTDTRQKFLGPKQVRLFQVTVQGRTCVLGLSSRPWLGYADPITKSFVVTPLSYVDLEWGWNFTSEQCEEGIVGIQGQTLRIFSVDRLGDTLIQNSIPLTYTPKKMVKHPEHPLFYVIEADNHTLSPDLCAKLLADPARVNGDSKVLPPEEFGHPRGNRRWASCISVVDPLAEDGQVLQKIDLEENEAAVSLAIVTFASQDNETFLVVGTGKDMVVNPRSFSDAYVHIYRFEQEGRGLVFIHKTKVEEPPMAIIPFQGRVLVGIGKTLRIYDLGMRQLLRKTQAEAAPQLINSLSSQGNRIIVGDVQQGITYVVYKQTTNKLIPFVDDTVARWTTCSAMVDYETVAGGDKFGNIFIVRSPQKASEEADEEQAGLHLLNARDYLHGRSHRLDLMCHLYTQDIPTSITKTSLVVGGQDILLWSGLMGTIGVLIPFVTREDTDFFQSLEQHLRAEDAPLAGRDHLMYRSYYAPVKGVIDGDLCERYTLLPNDKKQMIAAELDRSVREIERKISDIRTRSAF from the exons ATGGCGACCACATCCAACATGTTCCTTTACTCGCTGACGATCCAGCCGCCAACCAATGTCGTCCAAGCGGTCCTGGGTCAGTTCGCGGGGACCAAGGAGCAGCTTATCATCACCGGTGCTGGGTCACGGCTGACTCTACTGCGGCCTGATCCGTCACAGGGGAAGGTAATCACTCTCTTGTCTCATGATATTTTTGGCATTATCAGGTCTCTAGCGGCCTTTCGCCTCGCAGGCAGCAATAAGG ACTACTTGATCTTAGCCACTGACTCTGGTCGAATCACTATCATTGAGTATCTTCCGAGGGAGAACCGATTTAACAGATTGCATCTGGAGACTTTCGGGAAATCTGGTGTGCGGAGAGTTATTCCTGGAGAATACCTCGCGTGTGATCCCAAGGGGCGTGCGTGTCTTGTTGCTTCTGTAGAGAAGAACAAGCTCGTATATGTGCTCAACCGAAACTCCCAAGCAGAACTTACAATCTCCTCGCCTCTCGAAGCCCACAAGCCTGGTGTTTTGGTCATTTCTATGGTGGCACTAGACGTCGGATATGCCAATCCGGTGTTCGCCGCCCTAGAGATAGACTATACCGAGGTAGATCAAGATTCTACTGGGGAAGCTTTGCGAGAGCTGGAAACGCAACTAGTGTACTATGAGCTCGATCTCGGACTCAATCATGTCGTCAGAAAGTGGTCTGAGCCTGTAGACTCGACAGCGTCACTGCTATTCCAGGTGCCTGGTGGCAACGATGGCCCAAGTGGCGTCTTGGTGTGTGGTGAGGAAAACATTACTTATCGCCATTCCAATCAAGAGGCTTTTCGAGTTCCGATCCCTCGGCGACGAGGTGCAACAGAGGATCCTTCAAGAAAGCGTACCATTGTTTCCGGCGTCATGCACAAGCTAAAGGGCAGTGCAGGCgcgtttttcttcttactaCAAACAGAAGACGGCGACATGTTCAAAGTCACAATCGATATggtggaagatgacgaaggcAATACCACAGGAGAGGTCAGAAGGCTCAAAATCAAGTATTTTGACACAGTCCCAGCTGCGTCGAGTCTCTGCATTTTGAAGAGTGGCTTCCTCTATGTTGCTAGCCAGTTCGGAAACTTCTCCTTCTACCAGTTTGAAAAACTgggagatgacgatgaagagctaGAATTTACCAGCGATGACTTTCCTGTCGATGCACATGCTTCGTATAACCCTGTTTATTTCTACCCCCGACCGCTGGAAAATCTAGTTCTCGTAGAGAGCATTCCTTCTATGAACCCTCTCCTCGACTGCAAAATTGCCAATCTGACCGGCGAGGACGCTCCTCAGATTTACACCATTTGTGGCAACGGTGCTCGAAGCACATTCCGAACACTAAAGCATGGGCTTGAGATCAATGAAATTGTATCTTCTGAGCTGCCAGGCATTCCATCAGCTGTTTGGACGCTGAAGCTGAACCGGAGTGAGCAATACGACGCGTACATTGTTCTCTCTTTCACCAACGGAACTCTTGTCCTCAGTATAGGAGAGACGGTGGAGGAAGTCAGCGACTCCGGGTTCCTGACCAGTGTTCCTACTCTGGCTGCCCAGCTGCTCGGCGACGATGGTCTAATTCAAGTTCATCCTAAAGGCATCAGGCACATCCGCAATGGACAAATCAACCAATGGGATGCCCCGCAACATCGATCTATCGTGGCCGCCTCGACCAACGCTCACCAGGTAGCGATTGCTCTAAGTTCAGGTGAAATTGTCTACTTCGAGATGGACGAGGACGGTTCCCTGGCAGAGTAtgacgaaaagaaagaaatgttTGGGACAGTCACCTGCTTGAGTCTGGGCGAAGTCCCCGAGGGCAGATTGCGAAGCTCGTTCCTTGCAGTCGGATGTGATGACTGCACCGTCCGTATTTTGAGTCTCGATCCAGAATCTACACTTGAAAACAAATCAGTCCAGGCGCTGACAGCTGCACCTACCTCTCTCGCCATTATATCCATGGAGGACTCATCTTCAGGCGGCTCAACACTCTACTTGCATATCGGCCTCTACTCGGGCGTCTACCTACGCACAGTTTTGGACGAAGTTACCGGCGAATTAACAGACACAAGACAAAAATTCTTAGGGCCAAAACAAGTGAGACTATTCCAAGTAACAGTCCAAGGAAGGACGTGTGTGCTTGGTCTTAGCTCTCGGCCTTGGCTCGGATATGCCGATCCCATCACCAAGAGCTTTGTTGTTACACCTCTCAGCTACGTTGACCTAGAATGGGGCTGGAATTTTACTAGCGAGCAGTGCGAAGAAGGTATCGTGGGTATTCAAGGACAGACTCTGCG CATTTTCTCTGTCGATCGGCTTGGAGACACGCTGATCCAGAATTCTATTCCCCTGACCTATAcgccgaagaagatggtgaagCATCCAGAGCATCCTCTTTTCTACGTAATTGAAGCGGACAATCATACCCTTTCTCCTGACCTTTGTGCGAAGTTGCTCGCCGACCCAGCACGTGTCAATGGAGACTCAAAAGTTCTCCCCCCCGAAGAATTTGGCCATCCCAGAGGCAACAGACGCTGGGCTTCATGTATCAGTGTTGTTGATCCCCTGGCTGAAGATGGTCAAGTTCTACAAAAAATAGATCTAGAGGAAAACGAGGCCGCGGTCAGCCTTGCCATCGTTACGTTTGCTAGTCAAGATAACGAAACCTTCCTTGTTGTCGGAACCGGGAAAGATATGGTCGTGAACCCTCGCAGTTTTTCTGATGCCTATGTCCATATTTACCGGTTCGAACAGGAGGGTAGGGGTTTGGTTTTCATTCATAAAACGAAGGTCGAAGAGCCTCCGATGGCCATAATTCCTTTCCAGGGGCGCGTGCTAGTTGGCATTGGGAAAACACTTCGCATATACGATCTCGGCATGCGACAACTTTTGCGGAAGACCCAGGCTGAAGCGGCACCACAGCTTATTAATTCTTTGAGCTCACAAGGCAACAGAATTATTGTGGGAGACGTACAGCAAGGTATAACATATGTCGTCTATAAACAAACGACAAATAAGCTCATTCCTTTTGTGGATGACACGGTTGCTCGATGGACAACTTGCTCAGCAATGGTAGATTATGAGACAGTGGCTGGAGGAGACAAATTTGGCAATATTTTCATCGTACGCTCTCCTCAGAAGGCCAGTGAAGAGGCCGATGAGGAGCAAGCGGGGCTTCACCTGCTAAACGCGAGGGACTATCTTCACGGAAGATCTCATCGCTTGGATCTGATGTGCCACCTCTACACTCAGGACATTCCGACGAGTATTACCAAAACGAGCCTTGTTGTCGGAGGGCAGGATATACTGTTGTGGAGCGGCCTCATGGGCACCATTGGTGTCCTAATTCCTTTTGTCACCCGAGAGGATACAGACTTTTTCCAAAGCTTAGAACAGCACCTAAGGGCCGAAGATGCTCCACTCGCAGGCCGAGACCATTTAATGTATCGCAGTTATTACGCACCCGTGAAGGGCGTCATCGATGGTGATCTCTGTGAGAGATACACACTGCTTCCAAACGATAAGAAGCAAATGATTGCAGCGGAGCTGGACCGCTCTGTCCGAGAAATTGAGCGGAAAATATCG GATATCCGAACTCGGTCTGCATTTTAG
- a CDS encoding uncharacterized protein (BUSCO:EOG092D1GOQ), with translation MEPALRRAARSLCGHCSASLRKQVIAGAALKPASIRSIHSAKSLDANRMVTGSKLTTTAREYSSSASEASTSERSPAATLRLSQDDLFHPFSKSPVPEFRRRAAYMRQNAYCPHPDHKHARVPLDSSTVGDAAPVAEGDMAPAHVDFECPDCGIAVYCSKEHWMDDYENHLKICDTLRQINEDDHDLRSGRVFHEGNLPDLQMENAAVNMTNWDTFMYTREFEAVNSDRSMRQITRLLTYPITVGSVLHELSPYNIQKGGRLTVEGLKSFSALRYNLHIPKSGRGAGVNQLRPEPPPVRLFILGARAESSLPRPIWVQLAHLFPESRLHLIFIGPESMANRDDEFPLPERTPSNPFGTVVEDRVWYNMKISTIVDYYHTIHKTGHFAPYDPYFDCFVLFHPGLGHPASSHDWEETLPLLLETKVPIISTGYTQVDMERDVEWVNKKSGGEFDVLLEPGENTFRSLRWDLDDMDPQDITCGNWGVWAFRGKRYETTTRDLEYAWIIQPTSLYARAGCRAARTVLAKPQSYARHRAACIPDLRPNSDPT, from the exons ATGGAGCCGGCTTTGCGTCGGGCGGCTCGCAGCCTGTGTGGGCACTGCTCAGCATCTCTGCGGAAGCAGGTGATTGCAGGAGCAGCGTTGAAGCCAGCGTCGATTCGGAGTATACACTCTGCCAAGTCGTTGGACGCTAACCGTATGGTTACTGGATCTAAGTTGACGACAACTGCCCGCGAGTATTCAAGTTCAGCGTCCGAAGCCTCTACCAGCGAGAGATCTCCCGCAGCGACACTTCGTTTGAGTCAGGATGATCTCTTCCATCCTTTTTCTAAGTCGCCAGTTCCCGAGTTCCGTCGCCGAGCTGCCTACATGAGACAGAATGCATACTGCCCTCACCCCGATCACAAGCATGCGAGAGTCCCACTTGATTCGTCCAcggttggtgatgctgctccCGTCGCTGAAGGAGATATGGCTCCCGCACATGTGGATTTCGAGTGCCCCGATTGCGGTATTGCGGTCTATTGCAGCAAAGAGCATTGGATGGATGATTATGAAAATCACTTGAAAATCTGCGATACTCTTCGTCAAATTAATGAAGATGACCACGATCTGCGATCTGGTAGAGTTTTCCATGAGGGTAATCTCCCAGATCTCCAGATGGAGAACGCTGCGGTTAATATGACAAACTGGGACACCTTTATGTATACCCGAGAGTTTGAAGCAGTGAATTCGGACCGTTCAATGAGGCAAATCACTCGACTTCTCACTTACCCGATTACAGTTGGAAGTGTCCTCCATGAGTTGAGCCCCTACAATATCCAAAAAGGCGGCCGCTTGACAGTGGAAGGACTGAAGAGTTTTAGCG CCTTGAGATATAACCTACATATTCCAAAGTCGGGTCGTGGTGCTGGCGTCAACCAGCTTCGTCCAGAGCCCCCGCCAGTAAGATTGTTCATTCTCGGTGCACGGGCTGAATCATCTCTGCCGCGACCTATATGGGTGCAGCTGGCGCATTTGTTCCCTGAATCGCGATTGCACCTCATCTTTATTGGGCCGGAGAGTATGGCCAACCGAGATGACGAGTTTCCCTTGCCAGAACGCACGCCATCGAATCCATTTGGCACCGTGGTAGAAGACCGAGTGTGGTATAACATGAAGATCAGCACCATCGTGGATTATTATCATACTATTCACAAGACGGGACACTTTGCACCATACGATCCTTACTTTGACTGCTTTGTCCTCTTCCATCCTGGCCTTGGCCACCCTGCAAGCAGCCATGACTGGGAAGAGACTTTGCCTTTACTGCTGGAGACAAAGGTGCCCATTATCAGCACGGGATATACGCAAGTCGATATGGAGCGTGATGTTGAGTGGGTCAACAAAAAGTCTGGAGGCGAGTTTGATGTGCTGTTGGAGCCTGGAGAGAACACTTTCCGGAGTCTGCGATGGGATCTCGACGACATGGACCCTCAAGATATTACTTGTGGTAATTGGGGCGTTTGGGCTTTCCGAGGAAAGAG ATATGAGACTACCACACGGGACCTAGAG TACGCCTGGATTATC CAGCCCACATCACTTTATGCACGTGCGGGGTGCCGTGCAGCGCGCACGGTGCTAGCCAAACCCCAAAGCTACGCCAGACATCGAGCTGCATGCATCCCAGACCTGCGACCCAACAGCGACCCAACTTAA
- a CDS encoding uncharacterized protein (EggNog:ENOG41~TransMembrane:1 (o322-342i)), translating to MTPDSPAMTAAFSTASAPLAPARAPTTPRSKHVTSSPPPEAGAGAAVADRRSNRPGPVDPLSDRATLSLIRRTLCPQQLGDKGRDAQLPIEELLPPLTSRNDVDLQLYAFLAIIMREFVQSWYSKITTDETFVPEILHIIAHCTTALEQRFRKLDLESLFLDEIPELLDRHATARRVASRAALQPLVEADPRDVYHSISPLPFLSPVPWADDASSVKLQKENEATYRQLLVQAVLAILLPTEDLENPCLTALVEQILSELIIGNVIAGKASQPWLLFEAICIAARSLDEQKARAKTRIVSGKDEPSPSFSALGQDEEKSPKWTAQGVFVLVIHLSILLFNAVRFMVVTLADSISLPPRTALHLDEEAADHTLDDKQPSPPTDTNVAQAKVPVLAYKLWTCFGNLIELEERKPWLGGFISLLQTAAVNGPWQIAGLDGPLDRLLSHHFQSLFDPSHLPALLRSLRGALFPNNSPGSSTLAAPQSEEELLALRRRAASAIRGLLPTSVTRVYFGGRLWRLGGLLGDNFGRSSAAVDGEDERVLDELESLLDVVGDEYCNKHLMYSVLELILVRLMPELSEKGVMELWEERLG from the exons ATGACGCCTGACTCTCCGGCCATGACCGCCGCCTTCTCCACCGCTTCAGCTCCTCTCGCTCCAGCCAGAGCTCCGACGACGCCGCGATCCAAGCATGTCACCTCCTCTCCGCCTCCCGAAGCCGGTGCTGGCGCCGCCGTGGCAGATCGCCGGAGCAATCGTCCCGGACCGGTCGACCCGCTGTCTGATCGGGCTACGCTGAGTCTCATCCGTCGTACGCTGTGCCCTCAGCAACTGGGTGACAAGGGCAGAGATGCCCAGCTGCCgatcgaggagctgctgccgccgctgacGAGCCGCAACGATGTCGATCTGCAGCTGTACGCCTTTCTCGCCATAATCATGCGGGAATTCGTGCAGAGCTGGTACAGCAAGATCACCACGGATGAGACGTTTGTGCCGGAGATCCTGCACATCATCGCACACTGCACTACGGCGCTGGAGCAACGGTTTAGGAAATTAGATCTTGAGAGCCTGTTCTTGGACGAGATACCAGAGCTGCTCGATAGACATGCTACAG CTCGTCGTGTGGCTTCTCGGGCTGCTCTGCAACCCTTGGTGGAAGCTGACCCCCGAGACGTCTATCACTCCATTTCCCCCCTGCCGTTTCTCTCACCCGTGCCTTGGGCAGATGATGCATCCTCTGTGAAGCTACAGAAAGAGAACGAAGCAACATATCGCCAGCTGCTGGTCCAGGCTGTTCTAGCTATCCTGCTCCCGACTGAAGACTTGGAGAACCCCTGCTTGACCGCACTCGTGGAGCAAATCCTTTCGGAGCTAATCATTGGCAACGTTATCGCTGGCAAAGCATCCCAGCCATGGCTTCTCTTCGAAGCTATCTGCATCGCTGCAAGGTCGCTGGATGAGCAGAAAGCTAGAGCAAAGACAAGGATAGTGTCCGGAAAAGATgaaccatcgccatcgtttTCGGCCCTTGGTCAAGATGAGGAGAAGTCTCCAAAGTGGACAGCCCAAGGGGTCTTTGTGTTGGTTATTCACTTGAGCATCCTCCTATTTAATGCGGTTCGATTCATGGTTGTCACCTTGGCGGACTCCATATCGTTACCCCCGAGGACGGCGCTTCATCTCGATGAGGAAGCCGCAGATCACACTCTGGACGACAAGcaaccatcaccaccaacgGATACGAACGTCGCTCAGGCTAAAGTACCTGTGCTAGCCTACAAACTGTGGACTTGTTTCGGAAACTTGATTGAGCTGGAGGAAAGGAAGCCGTGGCTGGGTGGCTTCATATCATTATTACAGACTGCTGCCGTCAACGGGCCATGGCAAATTGCGGGGCTCGATGGTCCCCTCGACAG ACTCCTCTCGCATCACTTTCAATCCCTCTTCGACCCCTCTCATCTACCAGCCCTCCTTCGGTCGCTCCGAGGCGCCCTGTTCCCTAACAACAGCCCCGGTTCGTCCACTCTTGCAGCTCCCCAGTcggaagaagagctgctcgCCCTGCGCCGTAGGGCCGCCAGCGCAATACGGGGCCTGCTCCCCACAAGTGTGACCCGCGTGTACTTTGGCGGTCGGCTTTGGCGCTTGGGCGGGTTACTTGGCGACAATTTCGGACGGTCGTCTGCCGCAGTTGACGGGGAAGATGAGAGAGTCTTGGATGAGTTAGAGAGTCTCCTCGACGTTGTTGGAGACGAGTACTGCAACAAACATTTGATGTACAGTGTGCTGGAGCTTATTCTCGTGAGGCTGATGCCAGAGCTAAGCGAGAAGGGCGTCATGGAGCTATGGGAAGAAAGACTTGGCTAA